One part of the Pseudemcibacter aquimaris genome encodes these proteins:
- a CDS encoding DUF2779 domain-containing protein yields the protein MQLTKTDFIHYLNCPKSFWLAKHEPENYPEGEFSVFLQKLIREGYEVERYVRQYFEDQGNHNLDFQKIFQSDDGLFARADGFEITDEGLNILYEVKSSTSVKTDKKHNHIKDACFQKICAERSGTKIHKVYLIHLNGDYVRSGEIEPAALLKIQDITVEVAESEAVTSIEIDQALSQLSANTIDKNGCDCLLKSRANHCDTFAVFNPNIPKPSIYSLPRLSQKKRDQLVGENLYDLNDVDPEYELSDKQSIVLAAVHAGEPQVSQRLISGFLDEYKFPLYFFDYETFASAVPIVDGVSPHKHFPVQYSLHILHNDGSLEHREFLQQEMQLPRNLVDQMEADFGADGSVVSWHASFEKTQNKEMANWFPEKSDFLMDINRRMMDLEDIFKEAYVDARFDGSTSIKKVLPVLCPELGYKDLDVQDGASAMDAWQKMMDTAGKERQKIAKGLLSYCEMDTYAMVAIYKKLASLIK from the coding sequence ATGCAATTAACAAAAACTGATTTTATTCATTACCTTAACTGTCCCAAATCATTTTGGCTGGCTAAACACGAACCTGAAAACTATCCAGAGGGTGAGTTTTCTGTTTTTCTTCAGAAGTTGATCAGGGAAGGATATGAAGTCGAGCGTTACGTTCGACAATATTTTGAAGATCAAGGTAATCATAATTTGGATTTCCAGAAGATCTTCCAGAGCGATGATGGCTTGTTTGCAAGGGCGGATGGCTTCGAGATCACAGACGAAGGTCTAAATATCTTATACGAGGTCAAGTCCTCAACGAGCGTAAAGACAGACAAGAAGCACAATCACATAAAGGATGCCTGCTTTCAAAAAATCTGTGCGGAGCGATCTGGCACTAAAATCCATAAGGTTTACCTAATCCACTTGAATGGAGACTATGTTCGCTCCGGTGAGATAGAACCTGCAGCCTTATTAAAAATCCAAGATATAACTGTGGAAGTGGCTGAAAGCGAAGCGGTGACATCGATTGAAATTGATCAGGCGCTGTCTCAGTTATCAGCGAATACCATAGATAAGAATGGCTGTGACTGCCTGTTGAAATCGCGGGCGAACCATTGTGATACGTTTGCTGTTTTTAATCCAAACATCCCCAAGCCATCGATTTACAGCCTTCCGAGGTTAAGCCAGAAAAAACGCGATCAACTAGTTGGTGAGAACCTCTATGACCTTAACGACGTAGACCCCGAATACGAATTATCTGATAAGCAGTCTATCGTCTTGGCTGCTGTACATGCGGGCGAACCCCAAGTCAGTCAGCGATTGATCAGTGGTTTCTTGGATGAATATAAATTCCCGCTCTATTTCTTCGACTATGAAACCTTCGCGTCAGCGGTGCCGATAGTTGACGGTGTCAGCCCGCACAAGCATTTCCCTGTGCAGTATTCTCTTCACATTCTTCACAATGACGGAAGTCTTGAACATAGGGAGTTTCTGCAACAGGAAATGCAGCTGCCACGCAATCTTGTGGATCAAATGGAAGCGGACTTTGGTGCGGACGGAAGTGTGGTGTCCTGGCATGCTTCATTTGAAAAAACGCAGAATAAGGAAATGGCTAATTGGTTTCCTGAAAAGTCAGACTTCCTGATGGATATAAACAGGCGAATGATGGACCTGGAAGACATTTTTAAGGAAGCCTACGTTGACGCCCGGTTTGATGGCTCTACGTCCATTAAAAAGGTTTTGCCAGTATTGTGTCCGGAGCTTGGTTATAAAGACCTTGATGTTCAGGACGGTGCATCTGCCATGGATGCTTGGCAGAAAATGATGGATACCGCAGGGAAGGAAAGACAAAAAATTGCCAAAGGGCTATTGAGCTACTGTGAGATGGATACCTATGCCATGGTTGCCATCTATAAGAAGTTAGCCAGCTTGATTAAATAA